A genomic segment from Candidatus Nanopelagicales bacterium encodes:
- a CDS encoding EAL domain-containing protein, translated as MTGDQAIARRPLLLVSAMAGLVLVVMGDTWLVTVAGVPVLALTTGYVAAWVARLGAAIAWWGVPAVVVVLLADYADTSHTWIVGVLAVLAGVGLGIFLRLLQVTMRHPLDPSAIAAASLLAGTIVAIGHQLFGHTASAVGGHFGATVAATTLGSLIVLPAALAYRPGLTLAHAPELIAGVTVIAVVATLAAPRVIGVYVSADIGVAAWLVLPLVLLVGWRYGVFIASLTLFVLGLAAATAIVLAGPSAALLRPERAVVGGLLAIVSLSIVLLLRRQRSALSRLRRARDFNSAFLRSVEPMWYIKAFDSEGSGRYIQLGGGPYRDRAGVTDVTDEEIFGADIAAQIAEVDRDVMSSGVGRVVTEILPMPDGSTVTVLSDRFPIRDGSGRVVAMGGVRTDITEREALAERERVQSVLANAMFERSPVPTLRISRTGDRLLIAAANEAFARVTGRSSPDLVGSDLASCVPHQELTALRRLFIRRSRGWSPQAELHMHTRIGGDRLVIITVSPLDDSQGQQADFVVHVEDVTARRAAEEAVAWNSLFDSATGLLNRSALNDRMDAAMHRLTASADGGMALVVLDVDDFRTVNDAHGHSAGDSVLGEIGRRLSGNCGPDAAVARLSADEFAVLVEGQDRDSVAVLVGRLQSVLAQPIDSGDISLALSTSFGVAVTASADTNSSELMRRAELALFRAKRSGRGRVEFYAESLRSQAAAHLNVRSELARALAGDSLEVAYQPIVDLSDGSVRSYEALVRLVTDDGRLLPPAEFLSIARDADMVTQINRQMLGKALRDRGAGRLPVPHAAVSVNLESRDLQNSDFAVSVLSELHTHSVQPGSLIFEVTEATLLAHDSDVMRNIASLREAGVTFAIDDFGTGYSSLAQWRQLAADIVKIDRSFTVAMTEDPEAGNMIATIVQLARTLGLTVVAEGIETRDQAQALLRIGCQRGQGYLFGRPAVLSAQIPRPATADRPDLSSGPTPLRAPGTDGR; from the coding sequence ATGACCGGCGATCAAGCGATCGCCCGCCGCCCCCTCCTGCTCGTCTCCGCGATGGCGGGGCTGGTCCTCGTGGTGATGGGTGACACCTGGCTGGTCACCGTGGCAGGTGTCCCCGTCCTGGCTCTGACGACGGGATATGTGGCGGCGTGGGTCGCACGGTTGGGAGCGGCGATCGCTTGGTGGGGGGTACCGGCCGTCGTGGTGGTCCTTCTGGCCGACTACGCCGACACCTCGCACACCTGGATCGTCGGAGTTCTCGCCGTTCTGGCCGGGGTGGGCCTCGGGATCTTCCTGCGGCTGCTCCAGGTGACGATGAGACACCCCCTGGACCCCTCCGCGATCGCCGCCGCCTCCCTGCTGGCCGGCACCATCGTGGCGATCGGCCATCAACTGTTCGGGCATACAGCTTCTGCGGTGGGAGGGCATTTCGGGGCCACTGTGGCGGCGACGACACTGGGAAGTCTCATCGTCCTTCCCGCAGCACTCGCGTACCGCCCCGGTCTGACTCTGGCGCACGCACCCGAACTGATCGCCGGCGTCACGGTGATCGCCGTGGTGGCTACGCTCGCCGCACCACGGGTGATCGGCGTCTACGTCAGTGCCGACATCGGAGTGGCGGCGTGGCTGGTGCTACCCCTGGTACTGCTCGTGGGGTGGCGGTACGGCGTCTTCATCGCCTCGCTCACTTTGTTCGTGCTCGGTTTGGCGGCCGCCACGGCCATTGTGCTGGCCGGGCCCAGCGCAGCGCTGCTGCGTCCGGAGCGAGCCGTCGTGGGCGGGTTGCTCGCGATCGTTTCACTGTCCATCGTGCTTCTGCTGCGGCGGCAGCGCTCCGCCTTGTCGCGGCTTCGACGGGCCCGTGACTTCAACTCGGCATTCCTGCGCAGCGTCGAACCCATGTGGTACATCAAGGCGTTCGACAGCGAAGGCTCCGGCCGTTACATCCAGTTGGGAGGAGGGCCGTATCGTGACCGGGCGGGAGTCACCGACGTCACCGACGAAGAGATCTTCGGCGCCGACATCGCCGCACAGATCGCCGAGGTCGACCGTGATGTGATGAGTTCGGGGGTCGGTCGAGTGGTCACCGAAATCCTGCCTATGCCCGACGGGTCCACCGTCACCGTGCTCTCGGACCGCTTCCCCATCCGCGACGGCTCGGGACGTGTCGTGGCGATGGGTGGAGTCCGGACCGACATCACCGAACGCGAGGCGTTGGCCGAGCGGGAGCGAGTTCAAAGTGTCCTCGCAAACGCCATGTTCGAGCGTTCCCCGGTCCCCACCCTGCGGATCTCCCGGACGGGTGACAGATTGCTGATCGCTGCCGCGAATGAGGCGTTCGCCCGCGTAACCGGTCGGTCGTCGCCGGACCTGGTGGGTTCTGATCTCGCGTCCTGCGTTCCCCACCAGGAGTTGACGGCTCTGCGCAGACTCTTCATCCGTCGATCGCGAGGATGGAGTCCCCAGGCCGAACTGCATATGCACACCCGCATCGGCGGTGACCGTCTCGTCATCATCACCGTCAGTCCGTTGGACGACAGTCAGGGTCAGCAGGCGGACTTCGTCGTCCATGTGGAGGACGTGACAGCACGTCGGGCCGCGGAGGAAGCTGTCGCCTGGAACTCCCTGTTCGACTCCGCGACCGGCCTGCTCAACAGATCAGCGCTCAACGACCGCATGGACGCGGCCATGCACCGGCTGACGGCCTCGGCGGACGGTGGCATGGCTCTCGTGGTGCTCGACGTGGACGACTTCCGCACCGTGAACGATGCCCATGGTCATTCCGCCGGGGATTCGGTGTTGGGTGAGATCGGGCGGCGCTTGAGTGGCAACTGCGGTCCCGATGCTGCCGTGGCGCGACTGAGTGCTGATGAGTTCGCCGTACTCGTGGAGGGGCAAGACAGAGACTCCGTCGCCGTTCTCGTGGGGCGGTTGCAGTCGGTGCTGGCGCAGCCGATCGATTCCGGCGACATCTCGCTGGCGTTGTCCACCTCGTTCGGAGTTGCGGTCACTGCGTCCGCCGACACGAACAGCAGCGAGCTCATGCGTCGTGCCGAGTTGGCCCTGTTCCGTGCCAAGCGCTCCGGACGAGGTCGCGTCGAGTTCTACGCCGAGTCTCTGCGGAGTCAGGCGGCTGCGCACCTGAACGTGCGCAGCGAATTGGCGCGGGCACTCGCTGGGGACTCGCTCGAGGTTGCTTATCAGCCCATCGTCGACCTCAGCGACGGTTCGGTGCGTTCTTATGAAGCCCTCGTCAGACTCGTCACGGACGACGGCCGGTTGCTCCCTCCCGCGGAGTTCTTGTCGATCGCCCGCGACGCCGACATGGTCACCCAGATCAATCGACAGATGCTGGGTAAGGCTCTGCGCGATCGTGGCGCCGGTCGACTGCCGGTGCCGCACGCCGCGGTGTCAGTGAACCTCGAGTCACGGGACCTGCAGAATTCTGACTTCGCCGTATCTGTGCTGTCCGAGCTGCACACGCACTCTGTACAGCCCGGGTCGCTGATCTTCGAGGTGACAGAGGCGACCTTGCTCGCGCATGACAGCGACGTGATGCGCAACATCGCCTCCCTGCGGGAGGCTGGGGTCACCTTCGCCATCGACGACTTCGGCACCGGCTACTCGAGTCTGGCGCAGTGGCGACAACTCGCCGCGGACATCGTCAAGATCGATCGATCATTCACGGTGGCCATGACGGAAGACCCCGAAGCGGGGAACATGATCGCGACCATCGTCCAACTGGCCCGCACTCTCGGTCTCACCGTCGTCGCCGAAGGGATCGAGACGCGCGACCAGGCTCAAGCACTGCTACGCATCGGTTGCCAACGAGGACAGGGCTACCTGTTCGGCCGCCCCGCAGTGCTGTCTGCGCAGATTCCCCGGCCGGCCACAGCGGACCGGCCCGACCTCAGCTCGGGACCGACGCCACTCCGCGCGCCAGGAACCGATGGCCGGTGA
- a CDS encoding 3-hydroxyacyl-CoA dehydrogenase NAD-binding domain-containing protein has product MSDVPTSITTEIPTSLADLAIDESLLGDEVVTHAKFQVVDLPGTGPIGLITLDNGFDHTKPNTFGPKGLLELSAALDAAEAADIKALAVTGKPFIFAVGADLTGVPIITSREMALGIAKLGHHVLRRFTDFKVPTFALINGAAMGGGLELALHCNYRTISSGAAAIALPECFLGLVPGWGGAYLLPNLIGPQKALQVIVTNPLAQNRMLKPRQVLDLGIADAMFEPADFIEQSLGWASDVLAGDIVVARPEIARDESWDQAVAAVRAGLDAQLHGAAPAPVRAVDLVAAAKTADADTAFAAEDEALADLIMSDQLRAGLYSFDLVQKRAKRPVGAPDKSLARPVTKVGIVGAGLMASQLCMLFVQRLEVPVVMTDLDQARVDKGVAYVHGEIDKMQAKGRISQDKANRFKALVTGATSKEGFADADFVIEAVFEDLKVKQQVFAECEAVVSDTCILATNTSSLSVTAMAAELRHPERVVGFHFFNPVAVMPLLEIVRADRTDDASLATAFAVGKQLKKSCVLVKDAPAFVVNRLLTRFLGEVTRSVDEGTPFEVADSALDPLGLPMSPFVLLQLVGPAVAFHVSETMHEAFPDRFYVSDNLGRAVEAGVVGVWDFDAQGNRTVNPSVAEIFVQGDAPLTAEQVRQRALDALAQEVQLMLDEGVVAEVQDIDMCMILGAGWGFHLGGISPYLDRSGVAESVTGHRFLARGVASVPS; this is encoded by the coding sequence ATGAGCGACGTTCCCACCAGCATCACCACGGAGATCCCCACCAGCCTTGCCGATCTTGCGATCGACGAGTCCCTGCTGGGTGACGAGGTCGTGACCCACGCCAAGTTCCAGGTGGTCGACCTGCCGGGCACCGGTCCGATCGGACTGATCACGCTCGACAACGGTTTCGACCACACGAAGCCGAACACCTTCGGCCCGAAGGGCCTGCTGGAGTTGAGCGCGGCACTGGATGCCGCCGAAGCCGCCGACATCAAAGCACTGGCGGTCACGGGCAAACCATTCATCTTCGCGGTCGGTGCCGACCTCACCGGCGTCCCGATCATCACGTCCCGCGAGATGGCGTTGGGAATCGCCAAGCTGGGTCACCATGTGCTGCGTCGGTTCACCGACTTCAAGGTCCCGACCTTCGCGCTCATCAACGGTGCCGCCATGGGTGGGGGCCTGGAGCTGGCGTTGCACTGCAACTACCGCACGATCAGTTCCGGGGCCGCCGCGATCGCTTTGCCAGAGTGCTTCCTCGGTTTGGTCCCCGGGTGGGGTGGCGCCTATCTGTTGCCCAACCTCATCGGACCCCAGAAGGCCCTTCAGGTCATCGTGACCAATCCCTTGGCGCAGAACCGGATGCTCAAGCCCCGGCAGGTCCTCGACCTCGGCATCGCGGACGCCATGTTCGAGCCCGCCGATTTCATCGAGCAGTCACTGGGATGGGCCAGTGACGTCCTCGCCGGTGACATCGTGGTCGCCCGGCCCGAGATCGCTCGTGACGAATCCTGGGATCAGGCCGTCGCAGCGGTACGCGCAGGCCTGGACGCACAGTTGCACGGAGCGGCTCCTGCACCCGTACGCGCTGTCGACCTCGTGGCCGCCGCCAAGACCGCCGACGCCGATACGGCGTTCGCCGCAGAGGACGAGGCCCTGGCCGACCTGATCATGAGTGACCAGCTGCGCGCCGGCCTTTACTCATTCGACCTCGTCCAGAAACGGGCCAAGCGGCCGGTGGGCGCCCCTGACAAGTCCCTCGCCCGCCCTGTGACCAAGGTGGGGATCGTCGGCGCCGGACTCATGGCCAGCCAGCTGTGCATGTTGTTCGTCCAGCGTCTCGAAGTCCCGGTGGTCATGACCGACCTCGACCAAGCGCGCGTCGACAAGGGCGTCGCCTACGTCCACGGTGAGATCGACAAGATGCAGGCCAAGGGTCGGATCAGTCAGGACAAGGCCAACCGATTCAAGGCGCTGGTCACGGGTGCCACCAGCAAGGAAGGCTTCGCTGATGCCGACTTCGTCATCGAGGCGGTCTTCGAGGACCTGAAGGTCAAGCAGCAGGTGTTCGCCGAATGTGAAGCGGTGGTGTCGGACACCTGCATCCTCGCCACGAACACATCGTCTCTCTCGGTGACCGCGATGGCCGCCGAACTGAGGCATCCGGAACGAGTTGTCGGTTTCCACTTCTTCAACCCGGTCGCCGTGATGCCCCTTCTGGAGATCGTCCGTGCCGACCGCACCGACGACGCCTCACTCGCGACGGCGTTCGCCGTCGGCAAGCAGTTGAAGAAGTCCTGTGTCCTGGTCAAAGACGCGCCGGCATTCGTCGTCAACCGGCTGCTCACCCGGTTCCTGGGCGAGGTCACCCGCAGCGTCGACGAGGGAACACCATTTGAGGTCGCCGACTCGGCTCTCGACCCGCTGGGGTTGCCGATGAGCCCCTTCGTCCTGCTGCAACTCGTGGGGCCGGCTGTCGCGTTCCACGTGTCGGAGACCATGCACGAGGCATTCCCCGACCGCTTCTACGTGTCCGACAATCTCGGGCGGGCTGTCGAGGCCGGAGTTGTGGGCGTCTGGGATTTCGACGCCCAGGGCAACCGCACCGTGAATCCTTCCGTCGCGGAGATCTTCGTGCAAGGTGATGCGCCACTCACGGCGGAACAGGTTCGCCAGCGCGCGCTCGATGCCCTAGCCCAGGAAGTCCAGCTGATGCTCGACGAGGGAGTCGTGGCCGAAGTCCAGGACATCGACATGTGCATGATCCTGGGTGCCGGCTGGGGTTTTCACCTCGGTGGGATCAGCCCCTACCTGGATCGCAGCGGTGTCGCGGAATCGGTCACCGGCCATCGGTTCCTGGCGCGCGGAGTGGCGTCGGTCCCGAGCTGA
- a CDS encoding EAL domain-containing protein, translating into MDSTESDSGPFSELAFRLSPTPTIVVSRAGEILDMSDAFLHLVAADRQAVIGRPLTDFVHPDDGAQVDLDSARLFDPAHPVQVRIVRAGWGVVWVSIGVTEVQRRDRPDVIVMAFDDITQYRKAERALAHRASHDPLTGLPNRAVLMSHLGRVLARLGRRPGTVALLFVDLDGFKTINDTHGHRAGDSVLRDVAGRIVAAVRGDDVVARMGGDEFVVVCDSLESSVESALVAERIRAAMEGPFEAHGRTHRIAASIGVAQTSDAGTSGEDLLRRADLAMYRAKERGRNRVEFFAADLEEKVLRRVRMVDVARRAIGEDQLRIVVQPIFRLSDHYACGYEALARLPIGASAVLTPTQFLAAADEAGLLAYLDEQVVDLGLQWKRDKHGSGDSWLAVNVSARSLEIAGFAENMLDRVLTAGLQPSDIVVEVSEATMLSGGGIPPSGGTLSGGGTTVQRLRELREHGFRVAMDDFGTGPVPLISLPDLPVDILKIDVELVAGLGLRAEIDALVASVISVAHDLGWAVVAEGVERPLQAEFLRAEGCDMAQGYLLGSTAAVGP; encoded by the coding sequence ATGGACTCGACGGAAAGCGACTCTGGGCCATTCTCCGAGTTGGCGTTCCGACTCAGCCCCACCCCCACGATCGTTGTTTCGCGCGCCGGCGAGATTCTGGACATGAGCGACGCCTTCCTGCATTTGGTGGCCGCTGATAGGCAAGCCGTGATCGGCAGGCCGTTGACCGACTTTGTGCACCCGGATGACGGCGCGCAGGTGGACCTCGACTCCGCCAGACTGTTCGACCCCGCACATCCGGTGCAAGTGCGAATAGTTCGCGCCGGGTGGGGAGTCGTGTGGGTGTCGATCGGCGTCACGGAGGTGCAACGTCGTGATCGACCGGACGTGATCGTCATGGCGTTCGACGACATCACCCAATACCGCAAAGCCGAGCGGGCCTTGGCCCATCGTGCCTCACACGATCCTCTGACCGGGCTCCCGAATCGAGCAGTCCTGATGAGTCACCTCGGCCGCGTGTTGGCCCGGTTGGGTCGTCGCCCGGGCACGGTGGCGCTGCTGTTCGTCGACCTCGATGGCTTCAAGACCATCAACGACACGCACGGCCATCGCGCGGGCGACTCGGTTCTGCGCGATGTCGCCGGTCGAATCGTGGCGGCCGTGCGCGGCGATGATGTCGTCGCCCGGATGGGCGGTGACGAGTTCGTCGTCGTGTGCGACTCCTTGGAATCGTCGGTTGAGTCAGCGCTGGTGGCGGAGCGGATCAGGGCGGCCATGGAAGGACCGTTCGAGGCTCACGGTCGGACGCATCGAATCGCTGCCTCAATCGGGGTTGCCCAGACTTCCGACGCCGGCACTTCGGGGGAGGACCTTCTGCGGCGGGCCGACCTGGCCATGTATCGAGCGAAAGAGCGGGGCCGTAACCGGGTCGAGTTCTTCGCCGCCGACCTCGAGGAGAAGGTCCTGCGGCGAGTACGCATGGTCGATGTGGCGCGACGGGCCATCGGGGAGGACCAGCTCCGGATCGTCGTGCAACCCATCTTCCGACTCTCCGACCACTACGCCTGTGGGTACGAAGCTCTCGCGCGGCTTCCCATCGGCGCCAGTGCAGTCCTGACTCCCACGCAGTTCCTGGCAGCCGCCGATGAGGCCGGGCTGCTTGCCTATCTGGACGAGCAGGTCGTCGACTTGGGTCTGCAGTGGAAGCGTGACAAGCACGGCTCCGGCGACAGCTGGTTGGCTGTCAACGTCTCCGCGCGATCGCTCGAGATCGCCGGGTTCGCCGAGAACATGCTCGACCGTGTCCTGACGGCCGGGCTGCAACCGTCCGACATCGTGGTCGAGGTCTCGGAAGCGACAATGCTCTCCGGGGGTGGCATCCCGCCCAGTGGCGGGACGCTCTCCGGAGGTGGCACCACAGTCCAGCGTTTGCGCGAACTTCGCGAGCACGGATTCCGCGTTGCGATGGACGATTTCGGCACTGGACCGGTCCCGCTGATCTCTCTGCCGGATCTCCCCGTGGACATCCTCAAGATCGACGTCGAACTCGTCGCCGGGCTGGGACTGCGCGCGGAGATCGATGCCCTGGTGGCCTCCGTGATCTCGGTCGCACACGATCTGGGCTGGGCGGTCGTGGCCGAGGGAGTCGAACGGCCGCTCCAGGCCGAGTTCCTGCGGGCGGAGGGCTGTGACATGGCCCAGGGCTACCTGCTCGGCTCGACCGCGGCGGTGGGTCCATGA
- the dxs gene encoding 1-deoxy-D-xylulose-5-phosphate synthase: MAVIDGVNGPADLADLSSEDLTQLAAEIRQFLVQSVARTGGHLGPNLGVVELTIALHRVFDSPRDAILWDTGHQTYVHKILTGRRGDFSTLRQPGGLSGYPSRAESPHDWIENSHASTALSYADGLAKAWQLSGESSQRRIVAVVGDGSLTGGMAWEALNNIATADRPMVIVVNDNERSYGPTIGGVAHHLATLRTTQGYEKFLGWGRRALNRTPVLGRPMYEALHGVKKGVKDIVTPQGMFEDLGIKYVGPIDGHDVELVESTLRQATRYPGPVIVHCITQKGRGYAPAETDEADRFHGVGVIDPETGRPTAAPTRTWTQVFSESLIAEASRRPDVVAITAAMPGPTGLSDFAAVHPDRCFDVGIAEQHAVTSAAGLAMGGRHPVVAVYATFLNRAYDQVLLDVALHGLPVTIVLDRAGVTGDDGASHNGMWDLPLLAGVPGLAVAAPRDGVTLQSELSEALDVDDGPTVLRFPKGTLPDELPALRRSGSVDVLAEWGNEVLIIGVGAMAPVAVDAGHLLKDEGVQVTVVDPRWVLPVSESLVDLARDFRLVVCVEDGNRRGGVGAALAEALAPGPVVALGLRPEFLTQGRRADILAEQGLTPEGIAGIGLQDSRGVRYLRTPGHRG; encoded by the coding sequence GTGGCGGTCATCGATGGCGTGAATGGTCCAGCCGATCTGGCGGACCTCAGCTCTGAGGACCTGACCCAACTCGCGGCCGAGATTCGGCAGTTCCTGGTCCAGTCCGTCGCTCGCACTGGGGGTCACCTTGGCCCGAACCTCGGCGTCGTCGAACTGACAATCGCCCTGCATCGCGTGTTCGACTCCCCCCGGGACGCGATCCTGTGGGACACCGGTCACCAGACATACGTCCACAAGATTCTCACGGGGCGCCGCGGTGACTTCTCAACCCTGCGCCAACCCGGTGGCTTGTCAGGTTACCCGTCGCGGGCCGAAAGCCCCCACGACTGGATCGAGAACTCCCACGCCTCGACCGCGCTGTCCTACGCCGACGGACTGGCCAAGGCATGGCAACTCAGCGGTGAGTCCAGCCAACGACGCATCGTTGCCGTCGTCGGGGATGGCTCGTTGACCGGGGGCATGGCCTGGGAGGCGCTGAACAACATCGCCACCGCAGACCGGCCGATGGTCATCGTGGTCAATGACAACGAACGGTCCTATGGGCCGACCATCGGTGGAGTCGCTCATCACCTGGCTACCCTGCGGACCACCCAGGGATACGAGAAATTCCTCGGTTGGGGAAGGCGCGCGCTGAACCGCACGCCAGTGCTGGGTCGCCCGATGTACGAGGCCTTGCACGGCGTCAAGAAGGGCGTCAAGGACATCGTCACCCCCCAGGGCATGTTCGAGGATCTCGGCATCAAGTACGTGGGCCCGATCGATGGTCACGATGTCGAACTCGTCGAGAGCACCCTGCGTCAGGCCACTCGATACCCCGGCCCCGTCATCGTCCACTGCATCACTCAGAAAGGCCGAGGATATGCCCCGGCGGAGACGGACGAGGCTGACCGATTCCACGGCGTTGGGGTCATCGATCCCGAGACGGGTCGACCCACTGCGGCACCCACTCGCACCTGGACCCAGGTCTTCTCGGAGAGCCTCATCGCCGAGGCGTCACGCCGCCCCGATGTCGTGGCCATCACGGCTGCCATGCCCGGTCCCACCGGGCTGTCTGATTTCGCCGCCGTTCATCCGGATCGTTGCTTCGACGTGGGAATCGCCGAACAGCATGCCGTCACGAGCGCCGCGGGGCTCGCCATGGGCGGGCGACACCCAGTGGTGGCCGTCTACGCGACCTTCCTCAACCGCGCCTACGACCAGGTGCTCCTCGATGTCGCCCTGCACGGACTGCCGGTGACAATCGTTCTCGACCGGGCGGGTGTCACGGGTGACGACGGTGCCAGCCACAACGGCATGTGGGATCTGCCGCTGCTCGCCGGTGTGCCGGGGCTGGCTGTGGCCGCTCCTCGCGACGGTGTCACGCTGCAGTCGGAGTTGAGCGAGGCATTGGACGTGGACGACGGCCCGACTGTCCTGCGTTTCCCCAAGGGAACCCTGCCGGACGAACTGCCCGCCTTGCGCCGCAGTGGATCAGTGGATGTCCTGGCGGAGTGGGGCAATGAGGTCCTCATCATCGGGGTCGGTGCCATGGCTCCGGTCGCCGTTGATGCTGGTCATCTCCTCAAGGACGAAGGGGTGCAGGTGACTGTCGTCGATCCCCGCTGGGTCCTTCCCGTCTCGGAATCACTGGTGGACCTGGCCCGGGACTTCCGTCTGGTCGTCTGCGTCGAGGACGGCAACCGGCGCGGCGGGGTCGGTGCTGCCTTGGCCGAGGCGCTGGCCCCGGGGCCGGTCGTCGCACTGGGCCTTCGTCCCGAATTCCTCACTCAGGGTCGACGCGCCGATATCTTGGCGGAGCAGGGGCTCACGCCGGAAGGCATCGCCGGAATCGGTCTCCAAGACTCTCGTGGCGTTCGGTACTTGAGAACGCCCGGCCACAGAGGGTGA